In one Pseudarthrobacter oxydans genomic region, the following are encoded:
- a CDS encoding LpqB family beta-propeller domain-containing protein, protein MIGRAGRRAKLHASLLVLLLVLLAGCARIPTSGPVGKSSEGSAGNVSAPVFLPAAPQPGALPETIIDYFYRAGSGYEDDYAVARQYLTQAASVSWKPDQRALVYREARVVATGNENVYNYELDVAYTVDADGIATQSPEGTIENIPVTLTQVDGEWRISGLPDGTAIAEETFKVIYGAYPIYFYDPTFTFAVPDVRWFIKNKTVKAMTSALLAGPAPYLRGAVASAFPSGIKLARESVPVVSGAAQVDLTAKELMETSPEDRLRMQMQLTLTFRSQPDVVNVELRANQDLVRVEDNGAVLPPVQDKSVPSRQIAISGNELVRYENNRVSPLPDMQPVSSFAPRFPAESPVSQTAAFLNESRTTLYSISPGQPARALTTRSTLSRPSFGLSEWVWSAGPGATGGTEVVAFRPAGIAEGAAVPTVTLSPAWLAGRTVKEFRISREGVRALVISEQNGKTRVQVTGIIRGADGTPRELTPPATLATGSDPDQGVWVTDTTVAVMKASAGQNVTPELLSLTSGQPQQLAPWPGLVALSAGNGAEEIYAQSAEGIFQRLGNGWSPQIKGPIDPAFPG, encoded by the coding sequence ATGATCGGTCGCGCCGGCCGCCGGGCCAAGCTGCATGCTTCACTGCTGGTCCTCCTGCTGGTGCTGCTGGCCGGCTGCGCCCGTATTCCCACCTCGGGGCCGGTGGGCAAAAGCAGCGAAGGCAGCGCGGGCAACGTCAGCGCGCCGGTGTTCCTGCCGGCAGCTCCCCAACCGGGTGCCTTGCCGGAAACCATCATCGATTACTTCTACCGGGCCGGCAGCGGCTATGAGGACGACTACGCTGTGGCACGCCAGTACCTGACCCAGGCCGCCTCGGTGTCCTGGAAGCCGGACCAGCGGGCGCTCGTCTACCGGGAGGCGCGGGTGGTGGCAACGGGAAACGAGAACGTCTACAACTACGAGCTGGATGTCGCCTACACCGTGGATGCGGACGGCATCGCCACACAGTCGCCGGAGGGAACCATTGAGAATATCCCGGTGACTCTCACCCAGGTGGATGGTGAATGGCGTATTTCAGGCCTCCCGGACGGCACCGCCATTGCTGAGGAAACCTTCAAGGTGATTTACGGGGCTTACCCCATCTACTTCTACGACCCCACATTCACGTTCGCTGTCCCGGACGTCCGCTGGTTCATCAAGAACAAGACCGTCAAGGCGATGACCAGCGCACTGCTGGCAGGGCCGGCGCCGTACCTGCGCGGGGCGGTGGCGAGTGCCTTTCCGTCCGGCATCAAGCTCGCGCGGGAGTCGGTCCCCGTCGTCTCAGGGGCTGCGCAGGTGGACCTGACGGCCAAGGAACTGATGGAGACGTCCCCGGAGGACCGGCTCCGGATGCAGATGCAGCTGACGCTGACGTTCCGCAGCCAGCCCGACGTCGTCAATGTCGAGCTGCGCGCCAACCAGGACCTGGTGCGGGTGGAAGACAACGGAGCCGTCCTCCCGCCGGTCCAGGACAAGAGCGTGCCGTCCCGCCAGATTGCCATCAGCGGCAACGAGCTGGTGCGGTACGAGAACAACAGGGTTTCGCCGCTTCCGGACATGCAGCCCGTATCATCGTTCGCGCCGCGGTTCCCCGCGGAGTCCCCGGTTTCGCAGACGGCCGCTTTCCTCAACGAAAGCCGCACGACGCTGTACAGCATCAGTCCCGGGCAACCCGCCCGGGCCCTGACCACGAGGAGCACCCTGAGCCGGCCATCCTTCGGCCTCAGCGAATGGGTGTGGTCGGCAGGTCCGGGTGCCACGGGCGGCACTGAAGTTGTGGCGTTCCGCCCGGCCGGGATTGCGGAGGGCGCCGCCGTTCCAACTGTCACCCTGTCGCCCGCATGGCTGGCTGGAAGGACAGTCAAGGAGTTCCGGATTTCCAGGGAAGGGGTCCGGGCGCTGGTGATTTCGGAGCAGAACGGCAAAACCAGGGTTCAGGTAACCGGAATCATCCGGGGCGCCGACGGCACCCCGCGGGAGCTGACACCGCCGGCCACCTTGGCCACCGGCAGCGATCCGGACCAGGGCGTCTGGGTCACGGATACAACTGTTGCCGTGATGAAGGCATCAGCGGGGCAGAACGTCACCCCGGAACTGCTGTCCCTCACCTCCGGGCAGCCGCAGCAGCTGGCACCGTGGCCAGGCCTCGTGGCCCTCAGCGCGGGCAACGGGGCTGAGGAAATCTATGCACAGTCGGCTGAAGGGATTTTCCAGCGGCTTGGTAACGGCTGGTCTCCGCAGATCAAGGGCCCGATCGATCCGGCATTTCCCGGCTGA